In Psychrobacter ciconiae, the following are encoded in one genomic region:
- a CDS encoding MerR family transcriptional regulator, with the protein MSADSEFLLIGALARQANTTKDTVRHYDQLGLLKSRKRQAGSRLYTEFHPECIERIELIKSAQAIGFTLIELKDSLNDYYDGQLDIDEQLVITKQKLEQLKKQQANISRMIELLSERIEVLNHMKTDSSYQVSAADCKKPLT; encoded by the coding sequence ATGTCCGCAGATTCAGAATTTTTACTTATTGGCGCGCTTGCTCGGCAGGCGAATACCACTAAAGACACGGTGCGCCATTATGACCAATTAGGCTTGCTCAAATCGCGAAAGCGCCAAGCAGGGTCACGGCTTTATACCGAGTTTCACCCCGAATGTATTGAGCGTATTGAGCTGATAAAAAGCGCCCAAGCCATCGGCTTCACGCTCATTGAGCTAAAAGACAGCCTCAACGACTACTACGACGGTCAGCTTGACATTGATGAGCAGCTTGTCATCACCAAGCAAAAGCTTGAGCAGCTAAAAAAACAGCAAGCCAATATCAGCCGCATGATTGAACTGCTCTCTGAGCGCATTGAGGTGTTAAATCATATGAAAACCGACAGCAGCTATCAGGTAAGCGCTGCTGACTGCAAGAAACCTTTAACCTGA